From the genome of SAR202 cluster bacterium, one region includes:
- the rpsC gene encoding 30S ribosomal protein S3, translated as MGQKTHPIGFRLGIIKGGRSWDSSWFASKSENYKQYVEEDIKIRSLLRENYQDAGIAKISIERGAELVVTLHTARPGIVIGRGGTRIDQLREEIEKMTGKISKVNVYEVKQPELDASLLARNVADQLEHRVMFRRAMRQASTRAMQSGAEGIKILCSGRLGGAEIARKEKVMVGRVPLHTLRAEIDYGVAEANTTFGKIGIKVWIFKGEITDTENNDSDLGPIGFTLQSNVPSEENEEQQAEASLEEGNVTTTEN; from the coding sequence TTGGGTCAAAAAACACATCCAATAGGATTTAGATTAGGAATAATAAAAGGTGGAAGATCCTGGGATTCTTCATGGTTTGCTTCTAAGTCTGAAAATTACAAACAGTATGTAGAAGAAGACATAAAAATTAGATCTTTATTGCGTGAAAATTATCAAGATGCAGGAATTGCTAAAATTAGTATAGAGAGAGGGGCAGAGCTTGTTGTTACTCTTCATACTGCAAGACCTGGAATAGTTATTGGTCGCGGCGGAACAAGAATTGATCAGTTGCGAGAAGAAATAGAAAAAATGACAGGGAAAATTTCTAAAGTTAATGTTTATGAGGTTAAACAGCCAGAATTAGACGCATCATTATTAGCAAGAAATGTTGCTGACCAACTAGAGCATAGGGTTATGTTTAGAAGGGCAATGAGACAGGCTTCTACCAGAGCTATGCAGTCCGGTGCTGAAGGGATAAAAATTCTATGTTCCGGAAGACTGGGCGGGGCAGAAATAGCTAGGAAAGAAAAAGTGATGGTCGGACGGGTGCCATTACATACACTAAGAGCTGAGATTGATTATGGTGTGGCTGAAGCAAATACGACATTTGGGAAAATTGGTATTAAGGTATGGATTTTTAAAGGCGAAATAACTGACACTGAAAATAATGACTCAGATTTAGGACCAATTGGTTTTACTCTTCAATCTAATGTTCCATCTGAGGAAAATGAAGAACAGCAGGCTGAAGCTTCTTTGGAGGAAGGTAATGTTACAACCACGGAGAACTAA
- a CDS encoding 50S ribosomal protein L22 → MPTKAIFKNIRVSHKRIQLLANMVKGKNVNDALDILKYYPSPSAQHVYKAVKSAASNAENNDMLNPNRLVISTIFANKGLTIKRFKPMARGRAGRVSKFSSHLTVIVDEEA, encoded by the coding sequence ATGCCAACAAAAGCTATTTTTAAAAATATTAGAGTGTCCCATAAGCGAATACAATTATTAGCGAATATGGTAAAAGGAAAGAATGTCAACGATGCGTTAGACATTCTTAAATATTACCCAAGCCCTTCTGCACAACATGTGTATAAGGCCGTAAAATCAGCTGCTTCAAATGCAGAAAATAACGATATGTTAAATCCTAATAGGTTAGTTATATCTACGATTTTTGCTAACAAGGGACTTACTATAAAAAGATTTAAACCTATGGCTAGAGGCCGTGCAGGTCGTGTTAGTAAATTTTCTAGTCATCTAACAGTAATTGTAGACGAGGAGGCCTAG
- the rpsS gene encoding 30S ribosomal protein S19 codes for MSRSIKKGPYVDPKLLKKILSVMQNDNRTVIRTWSRSSMIIPDMLGATIAVHNGRRHIPIFITENMVGHKLGEFAPTRTYRGHVTKSEQSSRVR; via the coding sequence ATGTCAAGATCGATAAAAAAGGGCCCTTATGTTGACCCAAAATTATTAAAGAAAATTTTGTCTGTTATGCAAAATGATAATAGAACTGTTATACGCACATGGTCACGTTCTTCTATGATTATTCCTGATATGCTAGGTGCTACTATTGCTGTGCATAATGGAAGAAGACATATTCCAATATTTATCACAGAAAATATGGTTGGACATAAGCTAGGGGAATTTGCTCCTACTAGAACTTATAGAGGCCATGTTACTAAATCTGAACAGTCTTCAAGAGTGAGGTAA